TCAGACGCCGATGGGGTGCCAGACCGTTTTCGCTTCCAGGTATCGCCGGAGCCGGGACAGGTCTGGTTCGGCCGTCCAGTCCGGTTCGACGTCCGGGACGGACAGGACTCGTTTCACCGTTCCGGCGGCTTCCTGGGCCAGGGTGACGCGGTCCTCGGGGGTCGCGCCGGTCGGGTCCAGGGCGTTGACGTCGCCGTGGGAGGCCAGCCATGGGCCCAGTTCCGCGGCGCGGCCGGTGAGGATGTTGGCGACCCCGCCGGGGACATCGGAGGTGGCCAGCACCTCGGACAGCGTGATGGCGGGCAGGGGGCGGTCCGCGCTGGAGACCAGGACTGCCGTCGAGCCGGTGGCCAGCACTGGGGCCAGCACCGTCACCAGGCCGAGCAGGGAGGACTCTTGCGGCGCGAGAACGCCGACGACTCCGGTGGGCTCGGGCGTGGTGAAGGAGAAATACGGCCCGGCGACCGGGTTGGCGGCACCGAGGACCGAGGCGATCTTGTCGGTCCAGCCCGCGTACCAGACCCAGCGGTCGATGGCAGCGTCCACAAGGGACTCGGCCTTCTTCGCGGCGACGCCCTCGCAGGCGGCCACCTCGGCGGCGAACTGGGCGCGGCGGCCTTCCATCACCTCGGCGACGCGGTAGAGCACCTGGCCGCGGTTGTATGCGGTTGCCGACGACCAACCCGGGAACGCCTTGCGGGCGGCGGACACCGCGTCGCGCAGGTCTTTGCGCGAGGCGTGGGCCGCGTTCGCCAGGAAAGCGCCCTTGGAATCGGTGACGGGGTAGACGCGGCCCGATTCCGAGCGCGGGAATTTGCCGCCGACATACAGCTTGTAGGTTTTGGCGACGGAAATCCGGTCAGACATTGAGGTAGGCCTCCAAACCGGTGCGTCCGCCTTCGCGGCCGAAACCGGACTCCTGGTAGCCCCCGAACGGGGCGGCGGGGTCGAAACGGTTGAACGTGTTGGCCCAGACCACGCCGGCCCGGAGCTGGTTCGCCATCCACAGGATGCGCGAGCCCTTCTCGGTCCAGATGCCCGCGGACAGTCCGTACGGCGTGTTGTTCGCCTTCGCCACGGCCTCTTCCGGCGTGCGGAAGGTGAGGACCGACAGCACCGGGCCGAAGATCTCCTCGCGCGCGATCCGCATCGACTGGTGGACTTCGGAGAACACCGTCGGCGCGAAGAAGAACCCGCGGTCCGGCACCGGGCACGGGCTGGTCCAGCGTTGCGCGCCTTCCGCGTCGCCGGATTCGACCAGGCCGCGGATCTTCGCCAGCTGCTCGGCCGAGTTGATCGCGCCGACGTCGGTGTTCTTGTCCAGCGGGTCGCCCAGCCGCAGCGTCGACACCCGGTACCGCAGCTTCTCCAGCACCTCCTCGGCCACCGATTCCTGCACCAGCAGCCGCGAGCCCGCGCAGCAGACGTGGCCCTGGTTGAAGAAGATCCCGTTGACGATCCCCTCGACCGCTTGGTCCAGCGGAGCGTCGTCGAACACCACGTTCGCCGCCTTGCCGCCGAGTTCCAGGGTCAGCTTCTTGCGGGTGCCCGCGACGGTGCGCTGGATCAGCTTGCCGACCTCGGTGGAACCGGTGAACGCGATCTTGTCGACGTCCGGATGCTCCACAATGGACGCACCGATGTCACCGGCGCCGGGCAGGATGTTCACGACGCCCGGCGGCAGTTCCGCCTGCTGGCAGATCTCGGCGAACACCAGCGCGCTCAGCGGCGTGGTCTCGGCGGGCTTCAGCACCACGGTGTTACCGGTGGCCAGCGCCGGTGCGATCTTCCACGCCAGCATCAGCAGCGGGAAGTTCCACGGGATCACCTGGCCGGCGACGCCGAGCGGCTTCGGGTCCGGCCCGTAGCCCGCGTAGCCGAGCTTGTCCGCCCAGCCTGCGTGGTAGAAGAAATGCGCGGCCGCGGTCGGCACGTCGGAATCGCGCGACTCCTTGATCGGCTTCCCGTTGTCCAGCGTTTCCAGCACCGCCAGCTCGCGCGAGCGTTCCTGGATCAGCCGCGCGATGCGGAACAGGTACTTCGCCCGCTCCGTGCCCGGCATTTTCGACCAGACCGACGTGTACGCCTTGCGCGCGGCCTTCACCGCGGTGTCCACATCGGACACAGACGCCGTGCCGACCTCGGCGAGGATCTCCTCGGTGGCCGGGTTGATCGTTTTGAGCGGCTCGCCGGACCCGTCGACGAACTCGCCGTTGACGAAGGGCTTGTAATGCTCTTTCAGATTGGCCAGCGCGCGCGATTCCGGCGCGGGCGCGTATTCGAAGATGCCCATGTCAGTCCACCGTCACGTAATCAGGGCCGCTGTAGTGGCCGTCCACCTGGGTGCGCCGCTGCAGCAGCAGGTCGTTGAGCAGGCTCGACGCGCCGAACCGGAACAGGTCCGGCGTGAGCCACTGCTCGCCCGCGACCTCGTGCACGGCGACGAGGTACTTGATCGCGTCCTTCGTCGTGCGGATCCCGCCCGCGGGTTTGACGCCGCGCAGTTCGCCGGTGCGCTCGTGCCAGTCGTGCACCGCCTGCAGCATCACGTGCGTGACCGGCAGCGTCGCGGCGGGCGACACCTTGCCGGTGGACGTCTTGATGAAGTCCCCGCCGGCCAGCAGGGCGAGCCAGGACGCGCGGCGGACGTTGTCGTACGTCGCCAGCTCGCCCGTTTCGAGGATCACCTTCAGGTGCGCCGAGCCGCAGGCCGCCTTCACCGCGCGGATCTCGTCGAACACCTCCAGGTAGCGGCCTTCGAGGAACGCGCCGCGGTCGATCACCATGTCGACCTCGTCCGCGCCCGCCTCGACGGCCAGCCGTGTGTCGGCGAGCTTCACCTCGCGGCTCGTGCGGCCCGCCGGGAAGCCGGTGGCGACGCTCGCCACCCGCACCCCGCTGCCCGCGAGCGCTTCGACGGCCGTCTCCACCAGGTCCGGGTACACGCACACGGCCGCGACGCGCGGGCAGTCCTGCCGCTCGGGGTCCGGCCGCATCGCTTTGGCGGCGAGCCCGCGGACCTTGCCGCGGGTGTCGGCTCCCTCGAGCGTGGTCAGGTCGACCATCGACACCGCGGTGTCGATCGCCCAGCGCTTGGCTTCCTTTTTGATGCTCCGGGTCGCGAGTCCCGCCGCGCGCTGCTCGACGCCGACCTGGTCGACACCGGGCAGCCCGTGCAGGAACCGCCGCAGGCTCGCTTCGTCGCGAGTGACGTCCGTCAGCGGCGACGGGGTTTCCGGCGCCGCTGACGGGCTGGTGGTAGCTGTCATACCGCTGAGTGTAGGTGCGCGACAGCAGGCGCCGGAGCGCTCACCGGAATCTGTGGACAGCTGGTCACGGCCGCGGAGTTGTCCACAGCCGCGCGGCGCGAGCGGCGGTTTTTGTCGGTGCCGTGTGCAGTCGGGTTCAGGACTCGATCTGCGGCGCGTTCAGGTCCTTGGCCGGCTTGCGGTACACGACGACGCCGCCCCAGAAACCGAGGCCGTTGATCGTCACCGTCGGGGCGGTCGGCGGCGCGGGCGGCGCGCCGGACTTGTCCTCCAGCATGAACGCGCCCATGAAGCCGATGCCGGTGACGTTCACGTTGATGTCGTCGGGGACGGTGATCTCGATCCCGCCCATGATCGCGATGGCGGTGATCGTGCTCGATTTCTCGGCGAACCGGGCGCTGCGCAGGTCGATTTCGGCTCCGCCCCAGAACGCGAAAGTCGTGTGCTGCTGCGGCAGGACCCAGCTGCCCTTGCGCACCGCCCCGGACATCACGCCGATCGACATCGCGGAACCGGGATGCCCGCCGATGCGGTTGTCGGGCAGCCCGAGCGCGCGCGAGGGGGCGGGTTGCAGCGAGGCCGACGCGGTGGCGGCGAGCGCGGCGCTGCCGGGCAGATCGGCGGTCACCGGTTTCAGGTCGGCGAACGTTTTCGCCGAGTAGACGCTGGAAAGCCGCTCCTCCAGCTCGTCGATCGTGATGCGGCCTTCGGACAGCGCCTGGTGCAGTACCTGCGCGACCTGCTCCCGGTCAGCGTCCGACACGCGCATCTGGTCCGGGCCCGGCGTGGCTGGGTCTTCACTCACCTGGGGCAGCCTAGCCCTGTCGGGTCCGGCTCGGGTCCGTCGAACGGTGGATAGGGGGATCATGGCGTGATGGATGCTGCGTTGGCGGGGACTCTCGTGCTTCCGGACGGGGCTCGGGTGCGGGCCCGTGGGCTGGGGAAGCCGAGGCCGGAGGGGCCGGAGCCGGAGTTCGGGTTGTATCTGGGGTCGCGGCGGATGCGGGCACGGTACGACCCGTTGCTGGGGTGGGAGCGGCGGTGGGTGCTTTGGCCGGACTTCTTGCTGCCGCGGGATCGGGAGGACGCCCGGTCGCAGATTTTGGGGTTGCACGAGCGGGCGGTTGCTGGGGAGGCCGTGGAGGTGGCTTGTCTTGGCGGGGTCGGGCGTAGTGGGACTGTGCTGGCTTGTTTGGTGACGGTCGGTGGGGTGGGGCCGGGGGAGGCTGTCGCTTGGGTGCGGAGGGAGCATCATCCGCGGGCGGTGGAGACTCCTTGGCAGCGGCGGTGGGTTCGGTGGTTTGCGGAGTCTTTGTAGGGGGGCTGTCTCGGCTCGTCGCCCTGGCGGGCGACATTGCCGTCCCTGGTTGCGTGGGGCACCCCGAAGCTTGATTGTGCTGACGGTCTGGGGGTGCTTGTCAAGGCGGGAAAGATGCCTTGACAAGCACCCCCAGACCGCAGGGCGGCTTCGTATCGGGGTGCGGGGGAGGGGCTGGGTGCCTCGATAGTTGGGTGCATCGGTGCGGTGGTGTGGGTGGGTAATGGGGCCCACGAAGGTGAGGGGGAAAGGGTGGCGTGCTTCTCGTTGGCAGCTAAGTTGTCGGCATGGATGTGCAGGTAGTCGATCACCCGCTGGCCAAGGCTCGTCTTTCGACTATGCGGGATGCTCGGACGGACAGTGCTGCGTTTCGGGCTGCGTTGCATGAGTTGACTGTCATGCTCGTCTACGAAGCCACGCGGGACGCTCCGGTGCGGACCGAGCGCATTCATACTCCGGTTGCGCGCACTGATGCTTATCGGCTTGCCAGTCCGCCGTTGCTCGTGCCTGTTTTGCGGGCTGGGCTGGGGATGGCTGACCAGGCGCACAAGCTGATCCCGGACGCGCAAATGGGGTTCGTCGGTCTCGCTCGCGACGAGGAGACGCTCAAGCCGACGCCGTACCTCGAATCGCTGCCCGAATCGCTTGCGGACCGGCCGGTGCTGGTGCTCGATCCGATGCTCGCGACTGGCGGTTCGATGGAGTACACGATTCGTCTGCTCATCGACCGGGGCGCTACGGATGTCACCGCTATCTGTGCGCTCGCCGCGCCGGAGGGGCTGGCGCATCTGGAGCAGACTGGGCTGCCGCTTCGGGTGGTCACGTCGAGCATCGACGA
The nucleotide sequence above comes from Amycolatopsis sp. AA4. Encoded proteins:
- a CDS encoding aldehyde dehydrogenase family protein; this translates as MSDRISVAKTYKLYVGGKFPRSESGRVYPVTDSKGAFLANAAHASRKDLRDAVSAARKAFPGWSSATAYNRGQVLYRVAEVMEGRRAQFAAEVAACEGVAAKKAESLVDAAIDRWVWYAGWTDKIASVLGAANPVAGPYFSFTTPEPTGVVGVLAPQESSLLGLVTVLAPVLATGSTAVLVSSADRPLPAITLSEVLATSDVPGGVANILTGRAAELGPWLASHGDVNALDPTGATPEDRVTLAQEAAGTVKRVLSVPDVEPDWTAEPDLSRLRRYLEAKTVWHPIGV
- the upp gene encoding uracil phosphoribosyltransferase — its product is MDVQVVDHPLAKARLSTMRDARTDSAAFRAALHELTVMLVYEATRDAPVRTERIHTPVARTDAYRLASPPLLVPVLRAGLGMADQAHKLIPDAQMGFVGLARDEETLKPTPYLESLPESLADRPVLVLDPMLATGGSMEYTIRLLIDRGATDVTAICALAAPEGLAHLEQTGLPLRVVTSSIDERLNDSGFIVPGLGDAGDRQYGAR
- the deoC gene encoding deoxyribose-phosphate aldolase, coding for MTATTSPSAAPETPSPLTDVTRDEASLRRFLHGLPGVDQVGVEQRAAGLATRSIKKEAKRWAIDTAVSMVDLTTLEGADTRGKVRGLAAKAMRPDPERQDCPRVAAVCVYPDLVETAVEALAGSGVRVASVATGFPAGRTSREVKLADTRLAVEAGADEVDMVIDRGAFLEGRYLEVFDEIRAVKAACGSAHLKVILETGELATYDNVRRASWLALLAGGDFIKTSTGKVSPAATLPVTHVMLQAVHDWHERTGELRGVKPAGGIRTTKDAIKYLVAVHEVAGEQWLTPDLFRFGASSLLNDLLLQRRTQVDGHYSGPDYVTVD
- a CDS encoding DUF1707 domain-containing protein, with amino-acid sequence MRVSDADREQVAQVLHQALSEGRITIDELEERLSSVYSAKTFADLKPVTADLPGSAALAATASASLQPAPSRALGLPDNRIGGHPGSAMSIGVMSGAVRKGSWVLPQQHTTFAFWGGAEIDLRSARFAEKSSTITAIAIMGGIEITVPDDINVNVTGIGFMGAFMLEDKSGAPPAPPTAPTVTINGLGFWGGVVVYRKPAKDLNAPQIES
- a CDS encoding aldehyde dehydrogenase family protein, encoding MGIFEYAPAPESRALANLKEHYKPFVNGEFVDGSGEPLKTINPATEEILAEVGTASVSDVDTAVKAARKAYTSVWSKMPGTERAKYLFRIARLIQERSRELAVLETLDNGKPIKESRDSDVPTAAAHFFYHAGWADKLGYAGYGPDPKPLGVAGQVIPWNFPLLMLAWKIAPALATGNTVVLKPAETTPLSALVFAEICQQAELPPGVVNILPGAGDIGASIVEHPDVDKIAFTGSTEVGKLIQRTVAGTRKKLTLELGGKAANVVFDDAPLDQAVEGIVNGIFFNQGHVCCAGSRLLVQESVAEEVLEKLRYRVSTLRLGDPLDKNTDVGAINSAEQLAKIRGLVESGDAEGAQRWTSPCPVPDRGFFFAPTVFSEVHQSMRIAREEIFGPVLSVLTFRTPEEAVAKANNTPYGLSAGIWTEKGSRILWMANQLRAGVVWANTFNRFDPAAPFGGYQESGFGREGGRTGLEAYLNV
- a CDS encoding protein-tyrosine-phosphatase, translated to MDAALAGTLVLPDGARVRARGLGKPRPEGPEPEFGLYLGSRRMRARYDPLLGWERRWVLWPDFLLPRDREDARSQILGLHERAVAGEAVEVACLGGVGRSGTVLACLVTVGGVGPGEAVAWVRREHHPRAVETPWQRRWVRWFAESL